From one Luteipulveratus mongoliensis genomic stretch:
- a CDS encoding cysteine hydrolase family protein → MTADVLVVIDAQQVFADPESPWGSPMFAEAWPHIEKRVRSYGARVVVTRFVAPAMPEGAWVPYYKEWPFALEPSDSQLYQLVPGLEGRQAVDETTFGKWGAKLRAAIADARSVELVGVATDCCVISTALPMADAGIAVTVPAEACAGSTPDNHAKALDVMALYGPLITVER, encoded by the coding sequence ATGACCGCTGACGTCCTCGTCGTCATCGATGCTCAGCAAGTCTTCGCCGACCCCGAATCCCCGTGGGGCTCACCGATGTTCGCGGAGGCGTGGCCGCACATCGAGAAGCGAGTGAGGTCGTACGGCGCGCGCGTCGTGGTGACTCGGTTCGTCGCCCCGGCGATGCCTGAGGGCGCGTGGGTGCCGTACTACAAGGAGTGGCCGTTTGCGCTCGAGCCGTCGGATTCGCAGCTGTACCAACTGGTTCCGGGCCTTGAGGGACGCCAGGCGGTCGATGAGACGACCTTCGGCAAGTGGGGCGCCAAGCTGAGGGCTGCCATCGCGGACGCCCGGTCCGTCGAGCTCGTCGGCGTCGCCACCGACTGCTGCGTCATCTCGACCGCCCTCCCGATGGCGGACGCCGGCATCGCCGTCACCGTGCCCGCCGAGGCATGTGCCGGATCGACACCGGACAACCACGCCAAGGCGCTCGACGTGATGGCGCTCTACGGCCCGCTCATCACCGTCGAACGCTGA